In the Populus nigra chromosome 2, ddPopNigr1.1, whole genome shotgun sequence genome, tcaaaatgggactaTAAAGGATATATTTCAGCCTTGTGAAATGATTATCAAAGATGGTTTTTCCTCATCTCAAACTCATGCAATGAGGATCAATAAGTCTTGCTTTCATGTGTGTATGCAAAGTGATTTATTTAGTCAAATAAAACTTAGCTTTTGAGTCACCTCATGGGgctttttgtctttgtttttgttttgtctaTTTTCGTTTAAGTTTTTTAGGTATATGTTTACCTATCTAAGGAATCATTTGAATTTCCAGCATACATTTTTTTTGGACAAATACCAATACGATTCTTGTTTTTGTACTCATTTTGGAGGTCCCAAAAAATATCCATGAAAACATATGAGATTATGTATGGTTTtggaagaaaggaaaacacCAAAGGATTCTTCATGTTGTAGTTTTGTGAGCAAAAGTTGTGCTCAAAATGTTATTTACAcgtaataacaacaaaaaagagtGTGATTATGAACACAGGAAAGCACATGGTCTTATTTAACAAGGAAAGCTCATTTGACAAAGAAAGTCTTGTTCAAAAGCATTAAACAAAAAGCAATAAGAAGGCAGGCTTCATTCCTTTATTTTGGCAAATCTGTTCTTAGGTTAGCCTCCTCCCCAAAAGTTCTGTACCGATGGACTCAAAGACGATGTCGAACAACACCACAGTCAAAATTTGAGTTCTTCAAAATTCAACTATCATTTCCACACCTATGCTGGACCATTGATGTTTTCAGATTCCCCAACCATTCCATTGCTAGTGTTTTTCTTATCCATTACTTCCAGCATGATTCGGTAGAGGATTTGTGTTCACATTAAGAGTGTCTTCAAATTATATCCACCCAGCTTTGATTAATTGCAGAAGCTTTCTCTTGAAGGCGTTGCAGGTATGGATGCTATGCCCAATAATACTAGCATGGTATTCACAATTGAGCTCTGGCTTATACCAATTAGGATAAGGTGGTTACACAGGTGGCAGAGGTTTTGGAGCTATATGACCGATGCTTAATAGCTTCTGGTACGTCTCATTCAGGGGTAGCGGTTATGAAGGTAATTGTTCTTGAACAGTTTGGTAATTTCCAATTTGGCTTTTGGCTTGAAAGTTATTGGGCTTAGGTTTTTTGATGTTGGTAATCTGGGATGGAGTGTGGTAGTTTTGGGATGAATTTTTCTTACCCTTGTAGCCATCTTCAACATGGTGGACCTCTTTTCTCTCGAAGCCTCTTTTCTCGGTGGGTGCAGAAATTCTACCACTATTGACACCTTGCTTTATGTGTTCACACACTACCACAACATTAATGAATTGCTGGGCCGAACTACCCATCACATGTTCATAATATGGTGCTTTGAGTGTATTGGCAAATAAAGAGACCATCTCTGTGTTCAGAAGTGGAGGATGTACTTGAGCAGCTGATTCCCGCCATCTTTGAGCATATTCCCTTAtactttctttgtcttttttctctatattgGACAAGCTAGTTCTGTCAGGAGCAATTTCCATATTGTACTTGTACTGCTTGACAAAAGCATCCACCAGATCCTTCCAACTTTGGATTTTTGTGTTGTCCAATCTCATGTATCAGCTCAATGTTGCCCCACTTAAGTTGTCTTGAAAAAAATGCATCGGTAGTTTTTCATCATGTACTACCTCTTCCATTTTATTGCAGTAAGACTTGAGATGAGTCATGGGGCATTGTGTTCCACTGTATTTGATGAATTCAGGAACGCGAAAATTTTTCGGGACAACCACATTTAGGGCTAGACACATCTCTACTGCCCTTACTAGATCATATAAGTCTACCCCTTCAATGACTTTGAGTCTGGCTTCCAGCGCCTTTATCTTAGCTTGATCAATGCTAGCAGATGACTTAGCCTGGTGGGAATCGTTAGCAGATGCCTCCATGACTGTCAGGGCTGGTGCAGGTGTCGTTGATTGCACAAATGTTGGATTTTGTTGAGGCTCTTAACCATGTTCGCTCATTCTTTCTTCAGGCTGAACTGTAGTAGGAGCCTGATTAAAGGTGACCGGTCGGTTAGAAGGACACTCACCAGCGGTATTTCTCATtgtttgctcgagtaagctaaTGAGGCGAGCCATGCTTGTTttcagagactccaactcttCTTGAAAATGGGCAACACGTTGAGCACgctcttcatcttccatgtttcttGCTCGAAGTCGGGTGTTGTAGACTTTTTGGGGATCTATATTTCAATCTGATGCATGCATgttaaatgtatgaacatgtaatctatatgatgaacttgccCTTCGAGTGGTGACATATGATCGTAACTTTtgcatgatgaaacaagaatcttgattcttgcccacactttacaatgaaaattttctgagtgatGGTCCTtgtgtcacccacaagtcttgagttcaagatgcttcaagaagggtttgccctgatgtAAATAAagatagcacatacaacctaaggacatGTTTTATTCATTATGTGTACATGGGTAGGTTTTGTACCTGGTCTtaaaagggtctcatatctgcccagtgacgaTCTTCATAAAGACAGTAAAGGGGCGTTGCGAGAAATGGTTAAGGCAcgtatacccaccattaccaagcaaacactcagatatgagttgggtgtttcacgcatctgaaccctgaccaatagtcatagggcagatcgctagttccccacctaacttaaaagtttgtgtgtgctttcCAAAAGTTAAAGCATGTGATGCATTAGGCAGttctatacaatgcatgaacaaATATGTACAGAAAGTAAAgcgtgtaagaaaaaaaaaaggagcctATTAacagaaaacacaaaaacaaaacaacacaaTTATCAGAAAAAACAATGCTTAGTCCACAagatccccagtggagtcgtcattctgtCGTACGTGTGTGGCGTCGCGACAATCGTCCACCActcaaggaaaaaaatggaatgggGTCTATCTGGTGAATGTtgagagacaaggaattctggTCTCTTATCAGTAAAATATGGACTGGGAGTCACCGCTTAGTATTCtggtcactaagaaccctaactagtcttagAGATCgagtacggagactggttgcgtaaagagaagatattagcaccccaactacgccctacctaaggtaagctgcattgttttatttgtctgatCAAAATCTAAGGTTTTGTTGCGTTTTCTAGTCGTTAGTCCTATCTGTCTAAATTTCAAGAGAAGCCCTTCTtaataaggaggttcttatcttaataTGGTAAAACCTAATTGTTCTATGTTGTCAAAAGAAACTACCCTTTTAATATTGGGAACGCGTTTTACGTATACATTCGTAATCCCtgatattaaaacaaaacaaaataaaatttttgctgtttttgaaattttggccaatgttctcttgactttaataaactggttattaaagccaaaatgcatgctaaaacattctcttttttttttgtatgaaaaaccaagtattttaataccagatttgtattttttgaaatgataaaaaaaagactaagaTTAAACAAAACAACGTAAAACAATACACACGGGGAAAtcacaaatattgaaaaatattttgttcttttaatttttttttttgaaatgggcTGGGCCGAACCCGACCCAAATGCATGGGCTAGGCCGTGTGAATAGTGccctccactgttcacatgctatgtgaacagtggaggctggcagtgaaggagaagaagcaggagaaagaagaaggggAGAAGGGCTGACCTGCGGTGGCTGCCGTCCTTGGCGGAGATGCTGGAGGCTACACGCAGCGGCGCTGTTGATGGCGTGGCAGTTCGCGGTGGctctgttttttccttttctttctctcctctgtttttcgttcttttctttgcttcttcttcttcttcttttttatgttctttctcttcttttttatgctctctcttctctcctccTCCCTTTGGTCCCCCCCTATTTTATAGGCAAAAACAGGGGAAGGACGTGGCTGGGGCGGCCACTATGCTGCCGCCCCAAAAACTGCCCGAGGAACACATCTCCTCCCTCTTCTTCAACACTTAGAAAGCTTCGGGCAAGTAAGGGTGGTGTCAGCGTCTTTTTGAAGAGAGAGATGGCAGTgacaaaggaagaaaaaaatcttcttcCCCTGCTTCGCACGTCtagggaagaagaagacccaCAATGCCttcaaaacgacactgttttgggttttttcttttttttaatgaacagtgcatgaaacggcgccgttttgggcaaaacgcgtcgtttcatttaaatgaaaacggCGCCAAACTTATGCTAAAATACAAATCAGTCctcaatttatgatttgttcaatcaagttctaaattgcaattttgatttaaaaatcaatgcaaTTGCATCCTTGCCAAAAATCAAACAGCAGCCCTGAAGTTGACcgcctttttcactttggtccttagtcttgaatttatgcaatttgaccctcaattgagcaataaacttctaatctcttcaatttggcccttgaTCCGGTTTTAATTACAGCCCCTTTATTTACGCaccttttccaatttggtccttggttttgggtttcttcaattaagtccctaattggccatcaaacttcaatatttatgcaattaagcccctgatttgaccaaattaactctaaaaaattataatttgaccccagaactttaatttcttccaattaaagcccaaactaactccaaaatcaatttttcttgcaatcaaaccctctataaattcaattaaaccttcaataaaattttattgagtccataaacatctaattttggacttttcttcctcaaattgaattttctttgtcaacagggctctcgTCAGTCAAAaaaatactgtcaaattttaatatttgtatttttgaacctcctcaaccaatttttaaccatttttaggGCACTCTGACATCCTCTTtttactgttatatttttttataatatgtttttttatttttttatattttttttatattttattttatttttgaagagagaaaaaaatatgaattgggGAACAACCCAAAAAAGAGTTATGACAACCCTAttagctaaaaaataaataaaaaataggttcCTTTCAAATTCCTGAATTTATGGGACGAGCGAGATGATTTCCTAGCCATTGTTAGCTCCTCCTGGCAGACTCAAATCACAGGGACTCCAATGTATCAATTCACCACCAAGTTGCTCCTCCTAAAAATTGAGCTCAATAAATTCCATAATCAGTACACCAACCACATTACTAGCAGAGTATCTCAATCTAGAGATGCTTGGAATGCTGCTCAAACCATCCTAGATGATAATCCAGCTTCATCAGAAGCCAGAGTCAATGAAAGGGCCACCGCTAACCAGTACATGCAATTATGTAAGGATGAGGAATCGTTTTTTCGACAAAAATCCAGGATACAATGGCTTCAGCTGGGTGACAGGAACACAAATTTTTTCCACAAATCTTTGCTACACCAACAGGTCAGGAATCGAATCCACCAACTAACGGATGAAACAGGTACTCTGATCCAAGACCAGCAAAAGATGGGTCAGATGGCAGTTTCATTCTTCGATCAACTCCTATCAGCTCTGCAGCCATCACACCACTATATCAAAACACCATCTCTGCCTCTTCCACAACAGCAATGTTTCTTCCCATAAGTAACGTTGAGATCAAGACAACACTGCTCTCCATTCCTGACAACAAAACCCCATGACCAGATGGCTACAATGTTTTCTTGTTTAAGAAATGCTGGTCTATCATTGGGGCTGACTTCATTGCTACcaccaaacattttttttataccatcACCTTCTTACCTAACTCCACCAGGAAGGATCACTATGTATGGACCGGACATCGCTCAGAAACATTCACGGTTGCCTCTGCATGGGAGCTTTTACGTGAAAGAAAACCTACAAATACCATGCATCAGCTGCTTTGGTACAAAGGTTGCATTCCATGCCAATCATTCATTCTGTGGCTGGCCTCCCTGGGTCGCTTAAGCACTATGGACAAGTTGCACACATAATTGGGATAATAACTAGCAACACATGCATGCTATGTGATCAGCACACTGAAACTCATGAACATCTCTTCTTCCAATGTCCATACTCCACATTCGTCTGGAATAATACTGTCAGCAATAAAGCACATGTTCACTGCCCATTCGCCACTTGGGATCACCTTCTCCAGTGGGCTTCCACCGTATATATGAAGAAGAATGACATCACTCATATGATTGCTAGACTTCTGCTCTCTACCATAGTCTACTTTTTTTGGCATGAAAGGAACAACAGGGTCTTCCACAATGCCTTCCAGCTCCCATCAGCAACAGTTGATGCAA is a window encoding:
- the LOC133682893 gene encoding uncharacterized protein LOC133682893 → MEDEERAQRVAHFQEELESLKTSMARLISLLEQTMRNTAALTVMEASANDSHQAKSSASIDQAKIKALEARLKVIEGVDLYDLVRAVEMCLALNVVVPKNFRVPEFIKYSGTQCPMTHLKSYCNKMEEYKYNMEIAPDRTSLSNIEKKDKESIREYAQRWRESAAQVHPPLLNTEMVSLFANTLKAPYYEHVMGSSAQQFINVVVVCEHIKQGVNSGRISAPTEKRGFERKEVHHVEDGYKGKKNSSQNYHTPSQITNIKKPKPNNFQAKSQIGNYQTVQEQLPS